The window CGAAAGCTTTACCAACCGGTTGATCCCTGCATGATGGTTTTCAGATATCCCATCAGCATTCTGTGATGGACGGAAAGAAGAACCCTTTGTCTTTGTTTCGGTTTTCATATGCTTTGTGTTTAGTTTTGTATTAAAGATAGCAATATTTTACGAAATAGTCATCATATCAATGAGATATGAATAATTAATCAATATTTTTTTTATGTCAGGCAAAAAAAGACCGTCTTCAAAGTGGACAGTCTTTTTTTGTATGAATGTTGATAATGTGTAGTAGTTTTAGCTTGTTGGCCAAAGTCCAGCATACTCAGAGTTACCATAACTGATGGTCTCAGCACTTATCACAAAGCTAATGAACATACTGTTGCTGTCTACAGCATCAAATTCCACCTGGTGTTGGATAACGTATCCATTTTGCCAGTTCAAAGTGATTAATGTTCCTTCTTCGTGAGATTTGTTGAAAGTAATTTCTCCTACTGTTGGCTTATATTTTCCGTTCAGTAAACTTTCTAAGATATCTGATTTTTCAGTAGCTTCTACTGTAACCTTGATTAATGCGTTAGAAGGGTCTGATGCTACACGTCCTGATACGTCAGTAGATCTTGACACGCTGTAGTTCATTTTCAATAATTTCTGACCTTCTCCGTTGTTGAATTTTAAGATTCCTCTCGAATTTCTTTCTGCCATGATTTGTAAATTTTAACCGTTAGTAATATTTTGTGATTCAGTGATTGTGTAGCAAATATAAAGGGTCTTTTCCGCTAAAAAAAACTTTTCACCATAAATTTGAAAAATTGTAGTAGTTCTACGACTTTTTGTAGTAATTCTACGACATTGGATTTATAAACAATCTCATAACTCGCATTAATAAAGCATTTTAAGCTTTATCCCTAATTAATGAGAAAAACAGACTTTTACACTTAAACGAGAAATAACAGATCCCCATATATTCAAAAGTCTAAGATTTTATCTCAAGATTTTACATCAGAAAGTTAGAAGAAAAATTTCTGTTTTAAATACTATGAAAATACTCATTAGAAATTTCTGCAATAAAAAAGCAGAAGTAAGCTTACTTCTGCTTTTATTATGATAAAACTAACCATTAATGTTTAGTATATTCCGGAGCTTCTGTTTGAGTCATCGTTGGAGTAAAGAACTCGCTCAGCCAATAGAACGTCTGTCCGTTTTGCTGGATCTTCACTGCCGGATTATTTCTGTGATTCAGCATTCTTTCTGCTAAGTCTTTATAGTGGTGGAAATAAGTTCTTACTGTTTCATTACGAACTATTTTTGATTTTTTCCATCCTTTAAGCTTATACTTAGCCAGGATCTCTTCTTCGGAAAGATCAAATCCTGTACTCATTCCAATCGCATAAGACATTGGTAATTCATAAAGATCTCCCTTATCCAGGAATTTGATCGTTGGATTGTATTTCTTTAACAGTCTTACATATTCCTTGATCGCTTTTGACTGACTGAAGCCTGGTTTATCTGGCTCTGTATTTCTGTATACTTCCGAATAGAATGCTTTAAGATTATCAAATTCCGACTCAGAGATAAGGATTCCTTTTTCTATACTCGGAGTAATTTCTTTCAGTTCTTTTGGTAAATACCCTTTTACAAGGAATGGATTTCCATAATTAATCAACTGTG of the Chryseobacterium capnotolerans genome contains:
- the tssD gene encoding type VI secretion system tube protein TssD; the encoded protein is MAERNSRGILKFNNGEGQKLLKMNYSVSRSTDVSGRVASDPSNALIKVTVEATEKSDILESLLNGKYKPTVGEITFNKSHEEGTLITLNWQNGYVIQHQVEFDAVDSNSMFISFVISAETISYGNSEYAGLWPTS